The Candidatus Celerinatantimonas neptuna DNA segment TGCGTTGGATAAAGCGATTGAGCAAACTCATTCGGATGTCCAAAAGATGATGTCGCGTTTAGGGACTGAGCTTCCCCAGGATGTGCTGTCTATTTTTGAAGTTTATCAGGGCATGCTCAATGATGCGGGTTTTTTAAAAGCACTTCGTTTGAAGATTAAGCAGGGATATACGGCGGTAAGTGCGTTGCAATTGGTTCGGGATGATTATCTGAGTCAGTTTGAGGCAATGAGTGATACGTATCTCAGAGAACGTGCAATTGACTTACGGGATCTCTGCCAGCGAATTTATACACATTTGAGTCGGCCTCACTCGATTGTCCCTAAACAGGGTAAATTTGTTTTAGTTGCTGAGGAGGTTACAGCAACGATGTTGGGTGATTTCCCTAAGAGCCAGTTAATGGGGTTTATCTCGCAGCGAGGTGCAGCTAATTCTCATGCTGCTATTTTAGCCCGAGCAATGGGGATCCCTGCTGTACTCGGTTTTACTGCGGAAATGGAGACTCTTGATAGGCAACTCTTGATTGTTGATGGCTATCAGGGGCTTGTTTTCGTTTCTCCTGATGCGATTCTACGTTCAGAATACCGGCAATTGTTACGTGATGAAGAAGAGATTAATGCTCAGATTAATCGCGATTTAGAGCAGGTTGCCTGTACGCTTGATGGTTATCATCTGGAACTTTTAATCAATGCCGGATTAAGTTCTGATGCGGATCGTGCTGAAAGCAAATCAGATGGCGTGGGGCTCTATCGCACGGAAGTTCCTTTTCTACTTCAGAATCGCTTCCCATCTGAAACGGAGCAGTTTCAGAGTTATCTGCGGATCCTGAATCGGTTTAAAGGTAAACCGGTCTGCATGAGAACTCTGGATGTTGGTGGTGATAAACAATTACCGTACTTTCCTATTCAGGAAGAGAATCCTTTTTTAGGCTGGCGCGGAATTCGAATGACTTTGGATCATCCGGAAATTTTCCTTGTGCAATGCCGGGCGATGTATCGAGCTTCATTAAGCCAGTCTAACCTGTCAATTATGCTTCCTATGATTAGTAGTATTGGGGAAGTAGAGCGCGCAACGCAATTGTTAGACAGAGCCTGGAATGAGGTTCTTGAAGAGGTCGGCCATTCACGCAGTGTCACTCGTCCGGCTCTTGGCGTTATGCTGGAAGTTCCTTCTGCACTTTGGATTTTACCTGAGCTGGCTAAACGAGTTTCATTCTGGTCTGTCGGAACGAATGATTTAACGCAGTATCTTTTGGCGGTTGACCGGAGTAATGCTCATGTATCGGGATTGTACTCAACGTATCATCCAGCTGTTGTCAGGGCCCTTAATTTTATTATTCGACAGGGGAAAGAACTAAATGTTTCGCTGAGTGTTTGTGGTGAGATGGCTGGTGAACCTCTTGGCGTTTTAATGCTATTGGTTCTTGGGTATAGACGACTGAGTATGAGTAGTTTTAATCTGGCAAGGATTAAATATTTGATTCGGCGGATTAGTATTGCAGAATTAGAGGCTCTTAAAGAGCCATTGCTTGCGTCTGAAACTCCCGAAGAAGTTGCTCAGTTATTGCAATGCTATCTTGAATCTAAGGATTTGATGCAGTTGGTCCGTTTGCAGAATGACTGATTTAAATTCAAGGTGTTATTAAGGTTAGCAACTATAATCAAAGTTTTTAAATGCCTGCATGATGACTAAAGTTTGTTTATAAAATACATACTCAAAATCAAGTTAGCGGTGGGATTAGTAGCAATTTGCTCAGTTGTGTAGTCTACTGAGCTTTTTATTTTAAGGTATTTTTGTGTGAAGACTCCGTTCCATTTCCCTCATATTGATCCGATTGCGTTTAGTTTAGGGCCGATTAAAGTTCATTGGTACGGCTTGATGTATTTATTGGGTTTCCTCTTTGCAATGTATTTTGCCAATCGACATGCGGATAAAAAAGATAATGACTGGACCCGGGCTCAAGTAAGTGATCTCCTCTTTTATAGCTTTTTAGGCGTTATTTTAGGAGGCAGGATTGGTTATGTATTGTTCTACCAATTTGATTATTTTATTTCGAATCCCCTTTATCTGTTTAAGATCTGGGATGGTGGCATGTCATTTCATGGCGGGTTAATCGGCGTTATTTTAGCCATGCTTTATTTTGCACGGAAAACGAATCGAGCTTTCTTTGTCGTGGCTGATTTTGTGGCACCTTTAGTTCCATTTGGCTTGGGTGCAGGGCGGATCGGTAATTTTATTAATGGTGAGTTGTGGGGGCGGGTGACTACCATGCCGTGGGGTGTTATTTACCCTGATGCCGGTCCTCTACCCCGTCATCCTTCTGAGCTGTATGAGTTTTGCTTAGAAGGGGTGTTGCTGCTGATTATTCTTATGACTTATGCAAGGCGTAAACCACCGGTGGGCGCTGTATCTGGCCTGTTTTTGCTGGCTTATGGTTGTTTTCGGTTTTTTGCTGAATTTTTCCGCCAGCCTGATCCGCAACTTGGCTATTTAACCTTTGGCTTAACGATGGGACAGATCTTATCGACACCAATGATTGTGATTGGTCTGATTATTATGATCTGGGCTTATCGTCGTCACAGAGCAAAAGTTTCATCAAACTAATTTGCTTTTCATCTTGGGATGTCTTATGAATCCCCGGCCTATCGATGCATAGGCCGGATTTAGGCCTAAGGGGGCGCAGTAAGTCTGATACTTATACTGAAAAGCTAGCAGAAGCTCCTGAATGTGGTATCCGAGTGTTGCTTCTATCTTTCACCATGCCAGAAGGTGAGCACTGTCGTGCGTTGTAACAATAGCTAGATTTGATGAGAATCAAAAATCACTCATTTTTACTGATACCAGCGTTATCCTCCGTTAAGCTGATAAAGCTAACTGCACCTTTTGTTGTTCCCGTCTCTGAGCCCGCTCTGCCTCGCTATAAGTCTGCAAAATATCTGATACAGGAATGTTCGTTGCATTTCTGTGACGGTAGCGTTGAGTTACGTACATTTTGTGATTGTGCGACGAAGGTCGATTGATATGATATTACGTATTGTACTGAAATATATGTATTTATGCTGAGATTCGGTACGTTATTTATTTCGTTAGCAGCTACTTAACTGGGCGTTAGTCTCAACAATTACCAGTCCTATACCGAGGAGATAATCATGGGATGGAAAAAGCATGCAAATGTAGTTCAATATGGTGAGGCTGGCTGGGAAAATTATGTAAGTAAGTCAAGTAATACCTCGCTCCAAGAGGCTATGCGGATAGCCTTTGCTAATCCAGACATAACATTCTTTTTCTACTGCCGCGAACATATGGTTCTTGACGGTTCAGCAGCACAATATGGCCCTTTGGAGTCTGGTGATGCAGTATTTTTTAAAGGTGAGCCTGAGTATGGTAGTGCGTCGCAATGCGATGTTTATGAGAAAACGGCTATATCCACTATCTATATCTCACCAACTGATAATAAACAGTTCCAGGATATTGGTTGCTATGTTTCTGCTGATGGTATACCCGCAATTGATGTGGTGTGCATTTTTGCTGGAAACTACGCTACTGATACCGTTCCTATGTTAAGGGAGAACAACAATCCTCAAGCAAAACATCCGTTCAATCAAAACATCCAGAATGTCTTGACGTCTGGATTGGTAAACTCTCTACAAGCCAAGGGTATTACGGTGTTGCTTACGGTCATGAATGCCCACACACAAACAGGATGGTCTCAATTTACCGACCAAAGTACGGCTCAAAATTTTGTGAACTATCTCAACACCGATGTAATATCCGCTTTTGGTTTAGATGGAATTGATATCGATGATGAATACAGTGAAGGCCCAGCCTACGACACTTCTCTCCCGATGGTTACCACACTTATGAAAGAAACAATGCCCAATAAGCTCATCACCAAGGCGCTTTGGAATGACGGAAGAGTATTCAAATCAAATTGGAACGGCCATACCCTGGGGGCCAATCTAAGTTACGGTTGGCAAATGAGTTACTATAACGGAGGTGCGAATTCACGTCTCAAATACTATTTGGGAAATGGAATCAGTAAAAAGCAGTTATGCCTTGGTTTTTCAGCAGAACCAAAGTTCTCGAAGGAATGGAAAACTATTGGTCCTCAAGCATCGGCGACGATTTCTGAAGGGTATGGTGGGGGAATGATGTTTGACTACGAAAACCAACCGGAAAGTATAACCCTTATGAAGGCTATGGTAGAAGGCATGAATGGTGCTGATAGTTGGAAAGAAGAGCCGGATTGTAACTAATTGCGTGTCCATTTTAGTTGACCTCTATAAATTATTGCGAGCAAGGAACATGAAGCTTTCAAAGTCGTTAGAAGCCTCTCTTAAAAAAAGATGATCTGAGTAGTTTGGCGGTAAATCTTGGTGAGGTTGGTATTGATGCTCTTTTAAGTAATAGTGTTTTAAAAGATATTCCTATTCTTTCGACCATTGTTGGAAGCATCCATGCAATCGGTAGCGTACGAGATGCTCTGTTTGCAAAAAAGCTTGTTTCTTTTCTTTCTGAGTTATCTGATATTTCAGCCAGAGAACGTCGGAGAATGATCGAGTCAATTGATAACTCAGATGATTATAAAATAAAGGTTGGAGAAAAACTCATCTACATCATAGAACGAGTAGAGGACTACTATAGTAGTAAAATTATTGCAATTTTTTTGCTGAGTGATCTGCTCCAGCCAGACTGGACACTTCATTAAGCGACATTTTGCTGTTCAAAATTAACTGGGCTTAGATACCCAAGAGCACTGTGCCTTCTCGTCCGATTATAATCAACCTCTATGTACTCGAAGACCGTTTGGCGCATCTCATCTCTGGTCATTATCGGTTCGTATTGAATCGCTTCCACTTTCATCGAATGGAAGAGGCTCTCAACACAAGCATTGTCCCAGCAGTTTCCTTTCCTGCTCATACTTTGCGCTAGATTATAAGCAGTTATGAGGTCTCGATAATCTTTCGAGCAATACTGGCTACCACGATCACTATGAACAATAACTTCCTCTGGGAAGCCTCGACGGAACAGAGCCATTGATAATACATCGCAGACCAGTGTTGCCGTCATCCTCGTATCCATCGACTAACCGATTATTTGTCGTGAGTAAAGGTCAATGATCACAGCCAAATACAGCCAGCCTTCGCTCGTGGCAAGATACGTGATATCTCCCGCCCATTTCTGATTCGGGGCCGTTGCATTAAAGTCCTGAGCTAGCAAGTTCGGAGCTACAGGCATCTTATGCTTGCTGTCCGTTGTACACTTAAACTTGCGTGCCGCTTTCGGCGTTAAATCCTGACGCTTCATGCTGGCTGCAATGGTTTTAACATTATAGCTATCACCGTTCTCAGCCAGTTCTTTCTGGATGCGCCTTGAACCATCTCGACCCTTACTGTTGTCAAAAGCATCTTTAACCTTTGCATCAAACTCTTGGCGAGTTGCTTCGCGTTGAATAGCCTTGTGGCGGTGCTTAATCCAATAATAAAACCCACTTCGAGAAACCTTGAACACTTTAACCATGCGGACAACAGTGAAGCACTGCAGGTGTTCGAGCATGAATTCATAGCAATCTACTTTAGATTTTTCGCGAAGTAGGTGGCGGCCTTTTTTACGATATCTAGCTCTTCTGCTTGTTCTGCCAACTGCCTTTTGAGCTTGGCTACTTCAGCGGCTAGCTTTTGTTCTCGCTGACTGGTTGTAGTGTCTTTCTTTACAGTCTTGCGCCAAGCATAGAGCTGAGATTCATGTAAGGAGAGCTGTCTTGCTGCCGCAGCGACTCCCACTTTCTCAGCTAGCTTCAGAGTTTCGGCTTTAAATTCAGGAGAATGGATAATACGTTTCTTCTTGTTTGTCATGGTTCACCTCGTTAGTGATTGTACTCACTTAGCTCAGTGTCCAAAACTGCTGGTGCGGATCAGAGTTCCTTATTGGAGAAATTACATACAATCAATTCCTAAAAGTCAGTCGAATTATCGACAATATGTTTATTGGTGACTTTCTTGAGTTTGCTAACGAATCATCACAGATTATAGATTTTGGTTCCGAAAATACGTTCATTAATACAGGATTAGTTGATGTCAATTTTGAACCTGTGCTTGTTGAAGACAATGATGATTACAAAAGCTTCGAAAATATGTAACAAGCGGAGCAGCAGAGCTATATATTACACCAATCGGTGAGTTTATAAGGTTGGTATTTCGGAGCAAAAATTACAGATAATAAAGTGTTAAATAGGGACTTGCAACACATGTTTTTTAGGTCGAAGTTGGTTTAATGGCTCATTGTGCAGAAAATCATTTTGGATAACAATCGACTCTTAATCCTAATTGTCTTATCAGCTTATAGACCGGTCTAAATCACAATAGACCGGGCTTGATGATTAACTTCTGAGTTAAGGTGAGTGATGAGGTTTTATACCGAGAAAGGGTACTGAATAGCCGGATGGTATTGGTAATTTTCCACTTTAAAATCATCTAGTGTGACCCAGGTTTCCAGATCCTCTAATGTTTTTATATCGGGATTAATGGAAAAACTGGGTGAATCAAATGGTGTACGCTTGAGTTGAATATCACGCATTTGTTCAAGCTGATCTTCATAAATATGAGCATTCACGATTTTATGGAATACTTTCCCGGGTTTATGGCCGGTAATTTGGGCTATGATTGCCAGAAGAAAATAGGCCTGTACCATATTGAAATTTAATCCCAGAGGGACATCACAACTACGCTGTGTGCTATTTAAATAAAGCGTATCACCAAGCAGCGAAAAGTGGTGGCTATACATACACGGTCTCAGACATGCCCTGTGAAATATGCCCGGGTTATAAAAGGTGAGTATTTCTCCCCTGTTATCTATTCCCTGTTTTAAATCATTCACAATGTTTTGAAGTAGATCGATACGGGTTCCTTCTGGAGTTCTCCAGGCCCGGCCTACTGCACCATAAGCTTCACCAATATCATCTTCCCCCTTCCGGTAAGGATTTTTGAGCCAATCGGCATTTTCATTAGCATTGGCATCCCAGGTCTTTGTCCCTATTTTTCGAAAATCAGCTGCGTTATCGTAACCTCTCAGATAACCGATCATTTCTGCAATGGCTGCTTTCCAGAAGCTTTTGCGGGTGGTGACTAACGGGAATTGATGATGGGCGATGTCATAACTGAGATCCGCATTGATGACGGTGAGGCATCGTTTCCCTGTCCGTTTATTGTCGACCCAGACACCTTCATTGACAATCCGTCGACATAAGTCTAAATACTGCTTCATGCGCGAGTGATTTCTAAGTTGCGTAATAAAGAAATATTTTAACATACAGGGGTTTCTTTTAATTCTATTAATTGTCGTAAGGTGCCCGAATCGACTGATGAGAGGGTCGGATATCGTTTGTTTTCACCGTAACCTGCTATATTTAATGGATATTCAAAATAAACAGGTTTACTGTTATTAAGTCCTATCTTTAATCTAAACAATTGTTTTCTTCAATCATTGAAGATTTATGCATCGGTAAAACCGAATATATGTTTAGTTAGAATTGAGTTTTATTATAATTTGTAGTGACTACACTAGTTAACGTATATGTGTAAAAAACGAAGGATGGTTAAGTGAGAGCATTTATTGATCGCTTTTTAAGGATGGAAGCTGCCAGTGGTATCTTGTTGATTATTGCTGCAGTTGCGGCAATGTTAATGGCTAACTCTCCTTTGAAAGACGCTTATGTTCATCTTTTTGAGACGCCATTACAGGTTCGTATTGATGGGTTGAATATCGATAAACCTTTGTCTTTGTGGGTTAATGATGGTCTTATGGCGATTTTTTTCCTCGTTATTGGGCTTGAAGTAAAGCGTGAGGTTTTAGAAGGAGCCCTGTCGAATTGGCGTACGGCAAGCCTGCCTATTTTTGCAGCCGTGGGGGGGATGGTCGTTCCTGCTCTTATCTATCTGTTTTTTAACCATGATTCTGTAGCTCTTAAAGATGGTTGGGCGATTCCTGCTGCAACAGATATTGCCTTTGCATTAGGGATTATGGCGTTACTGGGTAAGCGTGTTCCAGCCAGTTTAAAAGTATTCTTACTGGCACTGGCTATTGCTGATGATCTTGGTGTTGTGATCATCATCGCTCTGTTTTATACCAAAGGACTTTCATTAGTTGCTCTGGCATGGGCTGGTGTTGCTTTACTTGGCCTGATCGCATTGAATCGTCGCGGATATGCTGGTCTTACACCTTATATGCTCTTGGGTGTTGTGTTGTGGGTGGCTGTTTTAAAATCAGGTGTTCATGCAACGTTAGCGGGTGTTGTACTTGGTTTTACGATACCTCTTCGTATTAAAGGTCGGGATATTTCACCTCTTGAATCACTTGAACATGCACTTCACTCGGTTTCTGCATTTGTTATTCTGCCTTTGTTTGCATTTGCCAATGCAGGAATAACGTTGGGGCAGACTGAAGTTGGTTTTCATTTCCCACTTTCATTAGGCATTATTTGTGGTTTGTTTCTCGGTAAACCTATTGGTATTACATTTGCTTGTTGGTTGGCGATTAAACTGAAATTTGCCAGACTTCCTGAAGGAACCCGTGTTGCCCAACTCGTTGCAACCTCAATTCTGGCTGGGATCGGGTTTACTATGTCGATTTTCATTTCATCTCTGGCATTTCCTCAGATGCAGCACTGGGTGGATCAGGCTCGTTTGTCTGTATTGATTGGGTCGTTGCTTGCTGCATGTTTGGGGTATGTTTTATTACGCATGAGTACTCAAAGACCGGTCATTGTACCGATTGAAAAGGACCCAATATGATCTTGGTCGGACCCAATAATTATTGGATGATAAACGGGTGTAACTTTGACGATAGATGAACTATCTATTGGCTGGACTTTAGGATTGAGATGGCACATTTAAATTATAATCATCTTTATTATTTCTGGATGACATATAAACGGGGCTCGGTAACTGCTGCTGCCCAGGCTTTGTTTTTGACACCTCAAACTGTGACCGGTCAAATTAAACTTTTGGAAGATCGCCTAAATGGAGCGTTGTTTATTCGTAAAGGGCCTAAGATTACCCCAACAGAGTTGGGGCAGCTGGTATTTAAATATGCGGATAAAATGTTCTCTTTAAGTTATGAGATGTTGGAGATCGTTCATTATTCGAATCAGGAAAGTCTTCAGTTTGATGTAGGCGTCGCAGATGCATTATCGAAAGGGTTAGCATCCAAAGTACTGATGTCGGTTATGCCTAATGATGGGAAAATGCAGTTACGTTGTATTGAATCGACCCATGAGATGTTACTTTCCCAGTTAAGTGAGCATAAGCTGGATATGATCCTATCTGATTGTGCATTGGATAGTGATAAGCAGGATACTTTATTCAGTAAATGGCTCGGAGAGTGTGGTGTTGCATTTTTTAGTGCCAGCTCAGTGGATAATGTTTCTTTTCCTGCCTGTCTTGAAAAACGTAATTTATTGATTCCTTCAAGACGAAGTGCTCTGGGACGAAAATTATTAAGTTGGTTTGAACAGGTTGGCTTATCGGTGACAATCATGGGAGAATTTGACGACGCGGCCTTAATGACGGCTTTTGGTTCGACTTCTGATGGGATTTTTGTTGCTCCGGCTGTCTATACCGAAGAGATTATGATGGATAAACGTATTCATTTGTTGGGAATGACTGATGATATTAAAGAAGAATATTATGTCATTTTTGCCCAAAGAATGATTCAACATCCTGCTGTTAAACGGCTTTGCCAAAGCGATTTTGGTGAATTGTTTGCGGGTATAGGTTAGGGCTGGTTTTAGTTTGGTTGTATTTTTGAAAGATATTGGGCACGAAATATATCGTCTGCATTATTTTATGCCTCATTTTCAATAAGTTTTTGTATAACATATAGTTAAAGATAATGGGTACCTAGGAATAGGCTGAAATGAGCAATATTGATATTCAGGATATGCAAGAGAATGCTCTAGAGGCATTAGGTCTTATTAAGGCATTGGCAAATGAACACCGGCTTATGATCCTTTGCTATCTGGTCGATGGGGAGTTATCTGTTGGTGAGTTGAATAAAAGAGTGACTTTAAGTCAATCGGCTCTGTCGCAGCATTTAGCCTGGTTGAGAAAAGAAGGGCTTGTGGCAACACGAAAAGAAGCTCAGACAATCTATTATTCGTTAAATAGTAATGAAGCGAGGCGGGTGATGGAATTATTGCATGAGCTGTATTGCAACAGTCACTGACTTTGAGGTAATAAAAAAACCGGCTAAAGCCGGTTTTTTTCAGACTAAAACAATTAAATTAAAGCGCTTTAATCTGAGTGTTTAAGCGACTCATATGACGAGCTGCCTTGTTTTTGTGGATTAGGCCATTGGTAGCGGCACGATCCAAAATAGGTTGTACTTGTTTTAAAGCGCTTTGCGCTGTTTCTTTATCGCCTGCTGCAATCGCTGCAATTACCTTTTTCAGGTAAGTGCGCATCATGGAGCGACGGCTAGCATTGTGCTTACGGCTTTTTTCAGCCTGAACTGCACGTTTTTTCGCTGACTTGATATTAGCCAAGATTTACTCCCGAACACGAATCTCTTTAAAGGCCGTGGAATATGCCTTTATTCCTATAAAATGTCAATCAAAATTTAACCAATCAAGGTGAACTGTTTTTTATTGTCACGCAAGGTTAAACTAGTGCCCAATTTTAGCAGTTTCTATCGGCCTCGTCATGGCTGTTTATAGGGTAAAAGCCAGCTTTGAGTAAAAAATTATTAAAATCTGGAGCGATTGTTAGCTCAATGACGTTGATCTCTCGTGTTTTGGGATTAGTACGGGATATCGTTATCGCTAATTTATTAGGGGCGGGAAGTGCTGCAGACGTTTTTTTCTTTGCAAATCGAATACCTAATTTTCTCCGACGTTTATTTGCTGAAGGTGCTTTTGCCCAAGCGTTTATACCTGTATTTACTCAATATAAACAACAAGATGATGAAGATGCTCTTCGTGAACTAGTGGCAAGAGCCAGTGGAACGCTTGGTTTAATTGTGACATTGGTGACATTAGTCGGCATGTTAGCATCGCCTGTCGTTGCCATGATTTTTGGTACTGGGTGGTTTATAGATTGGCTCCACGGAGGTCCGACTGCCGATAAATTCGTACTGGCATCCTTGCTTTTAAAAATTACCTTTCCATATTTGTGGTTCATTACGTTTACCGGGATGGCGGGTGCTATTTTAAATAGTTTTGGGCGCTTTGCCGTTGCGTCATTCACACCTGTTTTTTTGAATGTTTCAATGATTGCTGCTGCCTTGTTTTATGCACCTCATTTAGCCAGACCCGAAATAGGGCTTGCATGGGGGGTATTTCTGGGGGGGGTCTTGCAGTTTGCATTTCAGTTACCGTTTTTGCTTCGTTTGAAAATGCTTTGTCGTCCCCGTTGGGGATGGCGGCATGAAGGCGTGACGAGAATTCGTCAGCTGATGTTACCAGCTTTATTTGGCGTATCGGTTAGCCAGATTAATTTGTTATTCGATACCTTTATGGCTAGTTTCCTGGTCAGCGGTTCGATCAGTTGGTTGTATTACTCTGATCGTCTTTTGGAATTTCCTTTAGGTTTATTCGGTATTGCTATTGCTACCGTGATCCTCCCAACGTTGTCGGAGCGCCATGTGGATCAGGACCCTAAAGAGTTCCGTTTAACGATGGACTGGGCCGTTCGTATGGTTGGGTTGCTTGGCATTCCGGCGATGGCAGGTATGATCGTATTGGCAACCCCTATGTTACGTGTTTTATTTATGAGAGGTGCTTTTGATCAGAGTGATGTATTGCATGCCGCTCATAGTTTGATTGCTTTTTCTTCCGGGTTATTGTTTTTCATGCTGATTAAAGTATTTGCACCAGGCTACTATGCACGTCAGGATACTAAAACGCCGGTTCGCTACGGTATTGTTGCGATGTTCTCTAACATGATTTTTAATGTTATCTTCGTTCTTCCGTTTGGTTATGTCGGCATGGCAATGGCAACAGCACTATCGGCATTTTTGAATGCGTCTTTGCTATATTATGGGCTTACAAAATCAGGAATATATTCATTGAGCCGTTATACATTGATTTTTTTACTGCGTGTTGTGATAAGTAGTTTGGTGATGGCGGCTGTATTGTATTTTTGGTTACCAGACTGGTCTCAATGGTTACACCTTCGCTGGTTACATTGTGCCGGATTACTGGCTGCTGCAATTGTCGTGGCGATTGTCGTCTATGGGGGATGTTTGGTAGCCTTAGGTGGACGGATCTCGCATCTTAAAAGTAGTTATGGGGCTGTATCTGATGATTAAACAGGCTATAATCCGGCGATTTAAAATGGATTGTTAGGCAGATATGTCATGAAATTGATTCGCGGCATTCACAATATCCGCCCTGAACATGCTAATTGTGTTTTGACCATTGGTAATTTTGATGGTGTTCATTTGGGCCATCAAAGTGTCATCGAACAAGTATTGGTTAAAGCAAAAGAGTTGAATACACAATCATCGGTGATGTTGTTTGAACCTCAGCCAAGAGAGTTTTTTTCACCGACGAATGCCCCTGAGCGTGTGAGTTCTTTTCGCGATAAATATCAGAAAATTGCTCAGTTAGGGGTCGATCAGTTATTGGTCATTCGTTTTTGCAGCAAGTTTGCCCGGCTAACTGCTGAGCAATTTGTACAGCAATTATTGGTTAAGCAGTTGGCTGTTCGTCATTTGGTTATTGGGGATGATTTTCGCTTCGGTCTTAAAAGACTCGGTGATTTTTCAATGCTAGAACGCTCGGGTGTCGAATATGGATTTTCAGTGGGGAGTACACAATCTTTTTGTTCTTTGGGACTCAGAGTGAGTAGTACTTTGCTGCGAAAAGCATTGTCTGATGGGCATTTTAATCAGGTTAAACATCTGTTAGGTCGTGCTTATACTATTCAGGGTAAAGTGGGGCATGGTGCAAAATTAGGGCGGCAATTGGGTTTTCCAACTGCAAATCTTCGTCTGCCCAGGTCATCGAGTCCCTTACAAGGGGTTTTTGCCGTTGTTGTGAGATCGGTCAATGGACAGCATGTCAATTGGCCTGCGATTGCCAATGTGGGGAAAAGACCTTCAGCGAATGGGCAGGAATTATTGTTGGAAGTCCATATTCTGGATCGTCAGGAATTTTTATATGGGCAACGTTTGGTGGTCGAACCACTAATCAAGTTAAGAGATGAAGTGAAATTTAATTCGTTGGATATATTGCAACAGCATGTAAATTCAGATATCCAACGGGCAAAGGTTTGGTTTGAGAGCCAAGATTATTGAATTGGAACTATGGATCGATGAGCGATTATAAAGATACGTTAAATCTGCCGAGCACGGAATTTCCGATGCGCGGTAATATGGCAAAACGTGAGCCAGCGATGCTAAAACGTTGGCAGGAAAAAGGTCTCTATCAGGCGATTAGAGCGGCGAAAAAAGGTAAAAAATCTTTTATTCTTCATGATGGTCCCCCGTATGCGAACGGTACATTACATTTAGGCCATGCCGTTAATAAAATTCTTAAAGATTTTATTATTAAATCAAAAACATTGTCTGATTTCGATTCCCCATATATTCCGGGATGGGATTGTCATGGTTTACCTATCGAGTTGCAAGTTGAGAAAAAAGTAGGCAAACCAGGACGGAAAGTAACCGCTGGGGAATTTCGTGAGAAGTGCCGCGAGTATGCTGCTAAGCAGATCGATGGTCAACGCCAGGATTTTATTCGAATGGGGG contains these protein-coding regions:
- the ptsP gene encoding Phosphoenolpyruvate-dependent phosphotransferase system: MLAELRRVVEKVGQAPSFDAAMQLLVSEIRVTMQVDCCSVYQADHDQQQLILRASDGLAQSAVGRARIKFDEGVVGLVARREEPLNIADVHNHPSFKYLPEAEEDSFNSFLGTPIIYQRELLGVLVVQQFQTRSFIDTEEAFLVTLAAHLSAVFSQVENVQKVTQPRVLHSSFKGIAGSQGIAMARSLLFQSPSSLGEQELETTTQIDDELTALDKAIEQTHSDVQKMMSRLGTELPQDVLSIFEVYQGMLNDAGFLKALRLKIKQGYTAVSALQLVRDDYLSQFEAMSDTYLRERAIDLRDLCQRIYTHLSRPHSIVPKQGKFVLVAEEVTATMLGDFPKSQLMGFISQRGAANSHAAILARAMGIPAVLGFTAEMETLDRQLLIVDGYQGLVFVSPDAILRSEYRQLLRDEEEINAQINRDLEQVACTLDGYHLELLINAGLSSDADRAESKSDGVGLYRTEVPFLLQNRFPSETEQFQSYLRILNRFKGKPVCMRTLDVGGDKQLPYFPIQEENPFLGWRGIRMTLDHPEIFLVQCRAMYRASLSQSNLSIMLPMISSIGEVERATQLLDRAWNEVLEEVGHSRSVTRPALGVMLEVPSALWILPELAKRVSFWSVGTNDLTQYLLAVDRSNAHVSGLYSTYHPAVVRALNFIIRQGKELNVSLSVCGEMAGEPLGVLMLLVLGYRRLSMSSFNLARIKYLIRRISIAELEALKEPLLASETPEEVAQLLQCYLESKDLMQLVRLQND
- the lgt gene encoding Phosphatidylglycerol--prolipoprotein diacylglyceryl transferase → MKTPFHFPHIDPIAFSLGPIKVHWYGLMYLLGFLFAMYFANRHADKKDNDWTRAQVSDLLFYSFLGVILGGRIGYVLFYQFDYFISNPLYLFKIWDGGMSFHGGLIGVILAMLYFARKTNRAFFVVADFVAPLVPFGLGAGRIGNFINGELWGRVTTMPWGVIYPDAGPLPRHPSELYEFCLEGVLLLIILMTYARRKPPVGAVSGLFLLAYGCFRFFAEFFRQPDPQLGYLTFGLTMGQILSTPMIVIGLIIMIWAYRRHRAKVSSN
- a CDS encoding IS3 family transposase ISVal2, with translation MTATLVCDVLSMALFRRGFPEEVIVHSDRGSQYCSKDYRDLITAYNLAQSMSRKGNCWDNACVESLFHSMKVEAIQYEPIMTRDEMRQTVFEYIEVDYNRTRRHSALGYLSPVNFEQQNVA
- a CDS encoding IS3 family transposase ISVpa2, whose protein sequence is MLEHLQCFTVVRMVKVFKVSRSGFYYWIKHRHKAIQREATRQEFDAKVKDAFDNSKGRDGSRRIQKELAENGDSYNVKTIAASMKRQDLTPKAARKFKCTTDSKHKMPVAPNLLAQDFNATAPNQKWAGDITYLATSEGWLYLAVIIDLYSRQIIG
- a CDS encoding IS3 family transposase ISVpa2, with the translated sequence MTNKKKRIIHSPEFKAETLKLAEKVGVAAAARQLSLHESQLYAWRKTVKKDTTTSQREQKLAAEVAKLKRQLAEQAEELDIVKKAATYFAKNLK
- the thyA gene encoding Thymidylate synthase translates to MLKYFFITQLRNHSRMKQYLDLCRRIVNEGVWVDNKRTGKRCLTVINADLSYDIAHHQFPLVTTRKSFWKAAIAEMIGYLRGYDNAADFRKIGTKTWDANANENADWLKNPYRKGEDDIGEAYGAVGRAWRTPEGTRIDLLQNIVNDLKQGIDNRGEILTFYNPGIFHRACLRPCMYSHHFSLLGDTLYLNSTQRSCDVPLGLNFNMVQAYFLLAIIAQITGHKPGKVFHKIVNAHIYEDQLEQMRDIQLKRTPFDSPSFSINPDIKTLEDLETWVTLDDFKVENYQYHPAIQYPFSV